Proteins co-encoded in one Brassica oleracea var. oleracea cultivar TO1000 chromosome C4, BOL, whole genome shotgun sequence genomic window:
- the LOC106339413 gene encoding glycolipid transfer protein 1, giving the protein MEGTVFTPCLEGMKNVKSEQGEMLTKPFLDLCKTILPVIDKFGAAMTLVKADIGGNISRLEKNYLSDPDKYKYLYTFVQGEIESKTAKGSSSCTNGLLWLTRAMDFLVELFRNLVAHQDWSMSQACGESYQKTLKKWHGWLASSTFSMALKLAPDRKKFMDVISGSGDIYADMERFCTEFGPFLQENHKFLASVGMDDMKAS; this is encoded by the exons ATGGAAGGGACTGTGTTCACGCCGTGTTTGGAAGGAATGAAGAATGTCAAGTCTGAACAAGGGGAGATGCTTACTAAGCCTTTTCTAGACCTCTGCAAGACCATCTTGCCTGTTATAG ATAAGTTTGGAGCCGCTATGACTCTTGTGAAAGCTGACATTGGTGGCAACATATCG AGGTTGGAGAAGAACTACTTGTCTGATCCCGACAAGTACAAGTACTTGTACACCTTTGTTCAAGGTGAAATTGAGTCTAAGACAGCAAAAGGATCGTCTAGTTGTACCAACGGTCTTCTCTGGTTAACCAG AGCGATGGATTTCTTAGTGGAGCTGTTCCGCAACTTGGTAGCACATCAAGACTGGTCAATGTCACAAGCTTGTGGTGAATCTTACCAAAAAACACTCAAGAAATGGCACGGATGGCTCGCCAGCTCTACCTTCTCT ATGGCGTTAAAGCTTGCTCCTGACAGGAAGAAGTTCATGGATGTCATATCTGGTTCTGGTGACATCTACGCCGACATGGAAAGGTTTTGCACTGAGTTTGGTCCATTCCTTCAAGAAAATCACAAGTTTCTG
- the LOC106339947 gene encoding NAC domain-containing protein 41-like: protein MEKLSSIKKRGLRLPPGFRFHPTDEELVVQYLCRKVTGLPLPASVIPDIDICKADPWDLPGDCESERYFFSTREAKYPNGNRSNRSTGSGYWKATGIDKQIGGRKLVGMKKTLVFYKGKPPNGTRTNWVLHEYRLLDSQQESYGENTNWVLCRVFLKKTSNTNNKRKEDEKEINEGKENDEDNNKSACPIFYDFLRKDKKRKRCCDLNVTPTCCCCSASASSSVCSSALTQTSTHNDSDYHEEITCREIKFCFFL, encoded by the exons ATGGAAAAGCTAAGCTCTATTAAGAAAAGAGGACTAAGATTACCACCCGGGTTCAGATTTCACCCGACCGATGAAGAGTTAGTGGTTCAGTATCTATGTCGAAAAGTGACCGGTTTACCCTTACCAGCTTCTGTTATACCGGACATTGATATATGTAAAGCTGATCCATGGGATTTGCCAG GTGATTGTGAGTCAGAGAGGTATTTTTTTAGCACGAGGGAAGCTAAATACCCAAACGGAAACCGGTCGAACCGATCAACTGGTTCGGGTTATTGGAAAGCGACTGGAATCGATAAGCAAATAGGGGGAAGGAAGCTTGTTGGGATGAAGAAAACTCTGGTTTTCTACAAAGGGAAACCACCAAACGGGACAAGAACTAATTGGGTTCTTCATGAGTATCGTCTTCTTGATTCTCAACAAGAATCATAC GGAGAGAACACGAACTGGGTTCTGTGCAGAGTGTTTTTGAAGAAGACGAGCAATACTAATAATAAGAGGAAAGAAGATGAGAAAGAGATTAATGAAGGGAAAGAGAATGACGAAGACAACAACAAGAGTGCTTGCCCGATATTCTATGACTTTTTGAGAAAAGACAAGAAGAGAAAAAGATGCTGCGATTTGAATGTGACTCCAACGTGTTGTTGTTGTTCTGCTTCAGCGTCTTCGTCGGTTTGCTCAAGTGCTTTAACACAGACATCTACTCATAATGACTCTGATTATCATGAAGAAATTACTTGTCGGGAAATTAAGTTTTGTTTCTTTCTGTAA
- the LOC106336555 gene encoding uncharacterized protein At2g33490-like isoform X2, whose amino-acid sequence MKTSLRRLRGVLHKHESKDRRDLRFLVQKDELAQASQDVQEMRDCYDSLLSAAAATANSAYEFSESLRELGACLLEKTALNDDEESGRVLLMLGKLQFELQKLVDKYRSHIFQTITIPSESLLNELRIVEEMMRLCDEKRNVYEGMLTRQREKGRSKGGKGENFSAQQLQQAHEEYDNETTLFVFRLKSLKQGQTRSLLTQAARHHAAQLCFFKKALNSLEEVEPHVQMVTESQHIDYHFSGLEDDDEIENNEEDDSEVNDDGELSFEYRMSDKDQNADSSPSVSSQLGQSDITFPLVAGLNTAQENKEASYGRSRSYRRDVRIESQSAPLFAENRTMPPSEKLLRMRSSLTRKFSTYALPTPVETARSPSSITILANNNMASSNPAKAITKNNWYSSPLEARGPSKVSSRPMSALKEQVLRESNKNTSSQLPRPSSDGLLYSRMGSLKRRSFSGPITNKPLPNKPLSSAPRLYSGPIPRSSVSKLPKVSTSSPTASPTFVSTPKISELHELPRPPPPSSISAKSSRVFGYSAPLVSKSQLLSKPLVSSSAAPLPIPPAITRSFSIPTSNLRATELDMSKTSVGANKLSTASPPLTPMSLSHPPPSAITEHAEHLTISKQERT is encoded by the exons ATGAAAACCTCGCTCCGACGCTTGCGAGGCGTGCTTCACAAACACGAATCTAAGGATCGGAGAGATCTTCGATTCCTGGTTCAGAAGGACGAGCTCGCCCAGGCTTCGCAG GACGTGCAAGAGATGAGAGATTGCTATGATAGCTTGCTCTCTGCTGCGGCCGCTACTGCTAATAGCGCTTATG AATTTTCAGAATCTTTGCGAGAACTTGGTGCTTGTCTTCTTGAGAAAACTGCACTTAATGACGATGAAGAGAGTG GTAGAGTGTTGCTTATGCTGGGAAAATTGCAGTTTGAACTGCAAAAACTTGTTGATAAATAT CGGTCTCATATATTCCAAACGATCACAATCCCCTCAGAGTCACTTCTTAATGAACTCCGCATAGTTGAG GAAATGATGCGGCTTTGTGATGAGAAAAG GAATGTTTATGAAGGCATGCTTACAAGGCAGAGGGAGAAAGGGAGGTCGAAAGGTGGGAAAGGAGAAAATTTTTCGGCGCAGCAACTACAACAAGCTCATGAGGAATATGATAACGAGACAACTTTATTTGTTTTCCGCTTAAAATCTCTGAAACAAGGGCAAACACGTAGTCTTTTGACTCAGGCAGCACGGCACCATGCAGCGCAG TTATGCTTCTTCAAGAAGGCTCTTAATTCCCTTGAAGAAGTAGAGCCGCATGTACAGATGGTAACCGAGTCGCAGCATATTGATTACCATTTCAGTGGATTGGAAGATGATGACGAAATAGAAAACAATGAAGAAGATGATTCTGAGGTGAATGATGATGGAGAACTGAGTTTTGAGTATAGAATGAGTGACAAGGACCAAAATGCAGATTCTTCACCTAGTGTCTCCTCACAG TTGGGTCAGTCAGACATCACATTTCCACTAGTTGCAGGACTAAACACTGCACAG GAAAATAAGGAAGCAAGCTACGGGAGATCTCGTTCTTACAGGAGAGATGTTAGGATTGAGAGCCAATCAGCACCCCTTTTTGCTGAGAACCGGACAATGCCTCCTTCAGAGAAGCTCTTACGGATGCGTTCATCTCTGACACGGAAGTTCAGCACGTATGCATTGCCAACACCTGTGGAAACAGCTAGAAGTCCCTCATCTATTACAATTCTAGCTAACAACAACATGGCTTCTTCTAATCCCGCAAAGGCAATAACAAAAAACAATTGGTATTCATCCCCACTGGAAGCTCGCGGACCCTCAAAGGTTTCTTCTAGACCGATGTCAGCCTTGAAAGAACAAGTTCTGAGAGAGAGTAACAAGAACACATCTTCTCAGCTGCCTCGGCCTTCGTCAGATGGACTCTTGTACTCTCGTATGGGGTCACTCAAGAGACGATCCTTTTCCGGTCCAATTACAAATAAACCATTACCTAACAAGCCTCTCTCTTCAGCGCCTCGTTTATACTCAGGTCCAATCCCAAGGAGTTCAGTTTCCAAGTTACCAAAAGTGTCGACATCATCTCCAACTGCTTCTCCTACATTTGTCTCAACCCCGAAAATAAGCGAGCTCCATGAGCTTCCTAGACCACCACCACCATCAAGCATCTCTGCTAAGTCCTCGAGGGTATTTGGATATTCAGCACCTTTGGTTTCGAAGAGCCAATTGCTTAGTAAACCTCTTGTTTCAAGTTCAGCAGCTCCTCTCCCAATACCACCTGCAATCACTCGTAGCTTCTCTATACCTACTAGCAACCTTAGAGCAACAGAGTTAGACATGTCTAAGACGAGTGTGGGCGCTAATAAGTTAAGCACTGCCTCGCCTCCTTTAACCCCCATGTCATTGAGCCATCCACCTCCATCTGCTATTACCGAGCACGCAGAGCACCTAACGATATCCAAACAAGAG AGGACTTGA
- the LOC106336555 gene encoding uncharacterized protein At2g33490-like isoform X1, protein MKTSLRRLRGVLHKHESKDRRDLRFLVQKDELAQASQDVQEMRDCYDSLLSAAAATANSAYEFSESLRELGACLLEKTALNDDEESGRVLLMLGKLQFELQKLVDKYRSHIFQTITIPSESLLNELRIVEEMMRLCDEKRNVYEGMLTRQREKGRSKGGKGENFSAQQLQQAHEEYDNETTLFVFRLKSLKQGQTRSLLTQAARHHAAQLCFFKKALNSLEEVEPHVQMVTESQHIDYHFSGLEDDDEIENNEEDDSEVNDDGELSFEYRMSDKDQNADSSPSVSSQLGQSDITFPLVAGLNTAQLENKEASYGRSRSYRRDVRIESQSAPLFAENRTMPPSEKLLRMRSSLTRKFSTYALPTPVETARSPSSITILANNNMASSNPAKAITKNNWYSSPLEARGPSKVSSRPMSALKEQVLRESNKNTSSQLPRPSSDGLLYSRMGSLKRRSFSGPITNKPLPNKPLSSAPRLYSGPIPRSSVSKLPKVSTSSPTASPTFVSTPKISELHELPRPPPPSSISAKSSRVFGYSAPLVSKSQLLSKPLVSSSAAPLPIPPAITRSFSIPTSNLRATELDMSKTSVGANKLSTASPPLTPMSLSHPPPSAITEHAEHLTISKQERT, encoded by the exons ATGAAAACCTCGCTCCGACGCTTGCGAGGCGTGCTTCACAAACACGAATCTAAGGATCGGAGAGATCTTCGATTCCTGGTTCAGAAGGACGAGCTCGCCCAGGCTTCGCAG GACGTGCAAGAGATGAGAGATTGCTATGATAGCTTGCTCTCTGCTGCGGCCGCTACTGCTAATAGCGCTTATG AATTTTCAGAATCTTTGCGAGAACTTGGTGCTTGTCTTCTTGAGAAAACTGCACTTAATGACGATGAAGAGAGTG GTAGAGTGTTGCTTATGCTGGGAAAATTGCAGTTTGAACTGCAAAAACTTGTTGATAAATAT CGGTCTCATATATTCCAAACGATCACAATCCCCTCAGAGTCACTTCTTAATGAACTCCGCATAGTTGAG GAAATGATGCGGCTTTGTGATGAGAAAAG GAATGTTTATGAAGGCATGCTTACAAGGCAGAGGGAGAAAGGGAGGTCGAAAGGTGGGAAAGGAGAAAATTTTTCGGCGCAGCAACTACAACAAGCTCATGAGGAATATGATAACGAGACAACTTTATTTGTTTTCCGCTTAAAATCTCTGAAACAAGGGCAAACACGTAGTCTTTTGACTCAGGCAGCACGGCACCATGCAGCGCAG TTATGCTTCTTCAAGAAGGCTCTTAATTCCCTTGAAGAAGTAGAGCCGCATGTACAGATGGTAACCGAGTCGCAGCATATTGATTACCATTTCAGTGGATTGGAAGATGATGACGAAATAGAAAACAATGAAGAAGATGATTCTGAGGTGAATGATGATGGAGAACTGAGTTTTGAGTATAGAATGAGTGACAAGGACCAAAATGCAGATTCTTCACCTAGTGTCTCCTCACAG TTGGGTCAGTCAGACATCACATTTCCACTAGTTGCAGGACTAAACACTGCACAG CTGGAAAATAAGGAAGCAAGCTACGGGAGATCTCGTTCTTACAGGAGAGATGTTAGGATTGAGAGCCAATCAGCACCCCTTTTTGCTGAGAACCGGACAATGCCTCCTTCAGAGAAGCTCTTACGGATGCGTTCATCTCTGACACGGAAGTTCAGCACGTATGCATTGCCAACACCTGTGGAAACAGCTAGAAGTCCCTCATCTATTACAATTCTAGCTAACAACAACATGGCTTCTTCTAATCCCGCAAAGGCAATAACAAAAAACAATTGGTATTCATCCCCACTGGAAGCTCGCGGACCCTCAAAGGTTTCTTCTAGACCGATGTCAGCCTTGAAAGAACAAGTTCTGAGAGAGAGTAACAAGAACACATCTTCTCAGCTGCCTCGGCCTTCGTCAGATGGACTCTTGTACTCTCGTATGGGGTCACTCAAGAGACGATCCTTTTCCGGTCCAATTACAAATAAACCATTACCTAACAAGCCTCTCTCTTCAGCGCCTCGTTTATACTCAGGTCCAATCCCAAGGAGTTCAGTTTCCAAGTTACCAAAAGTGTCGACATCATCTCCAACTGCTTCTCCTACATTTGTCTCAACCCCGAAAATAAGCGAGCTCCATGAGCTTCCTAGACCACCACCACCATCAAGCATCTCTGCTAAGTCCTCGAGGGTATTTGGATATTCAGCACCTTTGGTTTCGAAGAGCCAATTGCTTAGTAAACCTCTTGTTTCAAGTTCAGCAGCTCCTCTCCCAATACCACCTGCAATCACTCGTAGCTTCTCTATACCTACTAGCAACCTTAGAGCAACAGAGTTAGACATGTCTAAGACGAGTGTGGGCGCTAATAAGTTAAGCACTGCCTCGCCTCCTTTAACCCCCATGTCATTGAGCCATCCACCTCCATCTGCTATTACCGAGCACGCAGAGCACCTAACGATATCCAAACAAGAG AGGACTTGA
- the LOC106336555 gene encoding uncharacterized protein At2g33490-like isoform X3 translates to MLGKLQFELQKLVDKYRSHIFQTITIPSESLLNELRIVEEMMRLCDEKRNVYEGMLTRQREKGRSKGGKGENFSAQQLQQAHEEYDNETTLFVFRLKSLKQGQTRSLLTQAARHHAAQLCFFKKALNSLEEVEPHVQMVTESQHIDYHFSGLEDDDEIENNEEDDSEVNDDGELSFEYRMSDKDQNADSSPSVSSQLGQSDITFPLVAGLNTAQLENKEASYGRSRSYRRDVRIESQSAPLFAENRTMPPSEKLLRMRSSLTRKFSTYALPTPVETARSPSSITILANNNMASSNPAKAITKNNWYSSPLEARGPSKVSSRPMSALKEQVLRESNKNTSSQLPRPSSDGLLYSRMGSLKRRSFSGPITNKPLPNKPLSSAPRLYSGPIPRSSVSKLPKVSTSSPTASPTFVSTPKISELHELPRPPPPSSISAKSSRVFGYSAPLVSKSQLLSKPLVSSSAAPLPIPPAITRSFSIPTSNLRATELDMSKTSVGANKLSTASPPLTPMSLSHPPPSAITEHAEHLTISKQERT, encoded by the exons ATGCTGGGAAAATTGCAGTTTGAACTGCAAAAACTTGTTGATAAATAT CGGTCTCATATATTCCAAACGATCACAATCCCCTCAGAGTCACTTCTTAATGAACTCCGCATAGTTGAG GAAATGATGCGGCTTTGTGATGAGAAAAG GAATGTTTATGAAGGCATGCTTACAAGGCAGAGGGAGAAAGGGAGGTCGAAAGGTGGGAAAGGAGAAAATTTTTCGGCGCAGCAACTACAACAAGCTCATGAGGAATATGATAACGAGACAACTTTATTTGTTTTCCGCTTAAAATCTCTGAAACAAGGGCAAACACGTAGTCTTTTGACTCAGGCAGCACGGCACCATGCAGCGCAG TTATGCTTCTTCAAGAAGGCTCTTAATTCCCTTGAAGAAGTAGAGCCGCATGTACAGATGGTAACCGAGTCGCAGCATATTGATTACCATTTCAGTGGATTGGAAGATGATGACGAAATAGAAAACAATGAAGAAGATGATTCTGAGGTGAATGATGATGGAGAACTGAGTTTTGAGTATAGAATGAGTGACAAGGACCAAAATGCAGATTCTTCACCTAGTGTCTCCTCACAG TTGGGTCAGTCAGACATCACATTTCCACTAGTTGCAGGACTAAACACTGCACAG CTGGAAAATAAGGAAGCAAGCTACGGGAGATCTCGTTCTTACAGGAGAGATGTTAGGATTGAGAGCCAATCAGCACCCCTTTTTGCTGAGAACCGGACAATGCCTCCTTCAGAGAAGCTCTTACGGATGCGTTCATCTCTGACACGGAAGTTCAGCACGTATGCATTGCCAACACCTGTGGAAACAGCTAGAAGTCCCTCATCTATTACAATTCTAGCTAACAACAACATGGCTTCTTCTAATCCCGCAAAGGCAATAACAAAAAACAATTGGTATTCATCCCCACTGGAAGCTCGCGGACCCTCAAAGGTTTCTTCTAGACCGATGTCAGCCTTGAAAGAACAAGTTCTGAGAGAGAGTAACAAGAACACATCTTCTCAGCTGCCTCGGCCTTCGTCAGATGGACTCTTGTACTCTCGTATGGGGTCACTCAAGAGACGATCCTTTTCCGGTCCAATTACAAATAAACCATTACCTAACAAGCCTCTCTCTTCAGCGCCTCGTTTATACTCAGGTCCAATCCCAAGGAGTTCAGTTTCCAAGTTACCAAAAGTGTCGACATCATCTCCAACTGCTTCTCCTACATTTGTCTCAACCCCGAAAATAAGCGAGCTCCATGAGCTTCCTAGACCACCACCACCATCAAGCATCTCTGCTAAGTCCTCGAGGGTATTTGGATATTCAGCACCTTTGGTTTCGAAGAGCCAATTGCTTAGTAAACCTCTTGTTTCAAGTTCAGCAGCTCCTCTCCCAATACCACCTGCAATCACTCGTAGCTTCTCTATACCTACTAGCAACCTTAGAGCAACAGAGTTAGACATGTCTAAGACGAGTGTGGGCGCTAATAAGTTAAGCACTGCCTCGCCTCCTTTAACCCCCATGTCATTGAGCCATCCACCTCCATCTGCTATTACCGAGCACGCAGAGCACCTAACGATATCCAAACAAGAG AGGACTTGA